A window of Luteolibacter sp. Y139 genomic DNA:
CCGTCTTCATCCCGGCCCCCGGCACCTACAATGCCACCCAGCAGGTGACCATGACCTGCTCCACCTCGGGCTCGACCATCTATTACACCACCGACGGCAGCACCCCGACCACGTCGTCCACCCGCTACACGGGACCGGTCACCGTTTCGGCGACCACCTCCATCCGCGCCTTCGCGACTGCCAACGGCCTCGATCCTTCGGGAGTCCAGCCCGGCGACTACGTGATCGCCAACCAGGTGAACGCCCCGGTCATCTCTCCGAACGGCGGCTTCTTCAGCACGGCGCAGTCGGTGACCATCACCACCTCCACCTCGGGTGCCGCGATCCGCTACACCTTGGACGGCAGCACGCCTTCCGCGTCCTCCACGCTCTACAGCGGCCCGGTCGTGATTTCCGCGTCCTCCACGCTGAAGGCGATCGGCGTCAAGGCGGGTGCCTTGGACAGCACCGTAACCGCAGCGAACTTCGGCATCGGCAATACCTACGTCTCGAGCGAGGCATGGACCAATATCGTGGTTCCAACCCAGAACTCGCGCTTCACCGTCCGGTGGAATGCGACTCCTGATGGTCCCTTCATCGACGCCGTGACCGGCCTGGCACCGGCCGCCGTGAACGACTACAAGGATCTCGCCTGCATCGCCCGGTTCAATATCAACGGCACGATCGACGCCCGCAACGGCGGTGCCTATGCCGCGCTCGCCACGCTGAACTATTCCGCGGGAACGATCTACCGCTTCCAGATGGACGTGGATTTCTCGACCAAGAAATACTCGGTGACCGTGACCCCTGACGGCGCGGCACCGGTCGTGATCGCGCAGAACTACAGCTTCCGGACCGAGCAGGCCGCAGCTACCAGCTTCAATCACATGGCCCTCGTCGCCCTCCAAGGCGGCACGCACACCGTGTCCGACGTGGTCTTCGGCACCTCGACGCCGCCGTCCGCTCCGCAAAACCTGCGGGTGACGTCGAATCCCTGAGGCTTCGCTTCCACTCTATCGGCGGCACCGCGACGGGCGTGGTGCCGCCGTTTCATCGCCCTCCCTCCCCTTTTTCCCGTGAATCCCCCCCCCGTCCGAGTTCTCTACAGTTTCCCGCACAAGCTAGGTGCGGGACGCATCTGCACCACGGCCTGGCATCAGGTCGAGGGAGCCTCCCGCGCTGGCGCGCAGGTCACCGTGTTCGCGGGATCGCAGGTCCGCCCGGTGAATGACCGGATCAAGGTCAAGACGACGCTTTCCGTCGGCAAGCTGCGCGTGCCTTACAAGCTCATCGGTCGCGATCTCGCCTGCCACTGGCACGACATCGCCACCTCGATGTGGCTGAATGCCCACCATCGCGAGGTCGATGTGGTGCATGGCTGGCCGCTCGGCTCGATCCGCACCATCCGCACCGCGAAGCGCCATGGCATCCCCGTGGTGCTGGAGCGGCCGAACGCACACACCGCCTATGCCTACGAGGAAGTCGAGCGGGAGAACCGCGACGTCGGCATCGTGCTGCCGGACAATCATGACCACGAGGTCGACCCCAAGCGCCTCGCGCTGGAGGAGACCGAATACGCCGAGGCCGACTATCTACTATGCCCCTCGGACTTCGTGGCAAAGACCTTCATCGATCGCGGCTTCACCGAATCGAAGCTGGTGCGCCACCAGTACGGCTACGACTTTTCCCGCTTCAGCCCGCAACCACCGAATGCCGCCGCCCATGACGGCCTCGTCATGATCTACGCCGGCGTGGTCGAGCCGCGCAAGGGACTGCACCACGCGCTGAAGGCGTGGCTCGCCTCGGGTGCCCATGAAAAGGGCACCTTCATGGTCTGCGGCGAATTCGTCCCCGGCTATCGCGAGCGCCTGGAGCCAATGCTTTCCCACCCCAGCGTGAAGATCATGGGCCATCGTACCGACCTGCCGGACCTCATGCGCCAGGCCGATGTCTTCGTGCTCTCCTCGGTCGAGGAAGGCAGCGCCCTTGTCACCTACGAAGCCCGCGGCTCGGGCTGCGTGCTGCTCGTTTCCGATGCCTCCGGCGCGGTCTGCGAACACATGCAAAACGGCCTCATCCATCCGCTCCGCGACGTGGCGGAATTGACGGCCCATCTCCGTCTGTTAGATAGCGACCGCGTGCTGCTGGAAAAACTCCGCGCGGCATCCGTCGCCGACTTGGACCAGCTGACGTGGGACCAAGCCGGCCGCCGTTTGGAAGAAGTCTATCGCAGTGTCCGGCGCACCCACGCCGCTTGAGCCCGTCACCCTTCCCTTTCTCCTGTTCCCCTTCTCGTGAGCGCACTCGGAATCATCTTCTTCCTCGTCACGGCCTTCGCGCTGCTCACCGTCGATCGAAAATGGGCGCTGGTCCCCTTCCTGATCGGCATCATCTACATGACCCACGGCCAGCGCTTCGAGCTGGCCGGAGTCGGCTTGCCCATCTTCCGCCTGCTGCTGGCGGTCGGGTTCTTCCGCATCCTCATCAAGGGCGAGGGCATCGAAGGCGGCGCGAATACCATCGATAAACTGTTGATCGCGTTCTTCGGGTGGATGTTCTTCGCCAGCTTCTTCCATGAAAGCGGCGCCGACGAGGCCGGGCCCCAGTTCATCATCGGCCAAGCCGCCGAAATCGGCATCTGCTACCTGCTGGTGCGCTGCTACTGCCGGAATCTCGAGGAACTCTACTCGATCGTTGGCGTCCTCGGCCTCCTGTTGGTCCCGATCGCCTTGGAAATGCTCCAGGAAAAATACACCGGCAAGAACCTCTTCTCCTCCCTCTTCGGCGGGGTGAAAGTCGATGTCGTGATGCGGGACGGCGACCTCCGCGCCCGCGGTCCTTTCCGCCACGCGATTCTCGCGGGCACTGTCGGTGCCGGCCTGATCCCCCTGCTGATCGGCCTGTGGCGCACCAATCCACGCGCCGCGGCGACCGGCATCATCGCTTGCCTCACCATGGTCTTCGCCTGCTCGTCCAGCACTCCGCTCCTCGGACTGGCCTGCGGCCTCGGTTCCATGTGCCTGTGGTGGTTCCGCCCGTGGATGCCCCTCGTCCGCTGGTCCATCCCGGTCGGCTATCTGGCGCTGACGCTGCTGATGAAGCAGCCCGCCTACTTCATCATCGCGAAGCTCAGCCGCGGCGGCAGCACCGGCTGGCATCGCTCGCGCTTGATCGATGCGTTTGTGAAGCACTTCGACGAATGGTGGCTCATCGGCACCGACCACACGCGGTCATGGATGCCTTCCGGCTTGCCGGGCAAGGCCGACCACACCGACATCACCAACTACTACCTCGGCTTCGGCGTGAAGGGCGGCATCATCGCTGTCCTCCTCCTCTCCGCCATGATCTGGGTCGCCTTCAAATGGGTCGGCAACATTCTGGACGCCCGGCCCGACCTCGAAAATCGCGACCGCTTCATGATCTGGTGCATGGGGGCCAGCCTCGCCGCTCACGCCGCCAGCAGCATCTCCGTCGCCTACTACGACCAGTCCTATGTCTTCTTCTGGTTCAGCATCGCCTCCATTGCATCCATGGCGGCCATGATTTACGAACCCGCGGAGGAGCCCGAGGGGGTTCCCGATGGAAACAACCCCGGCCCCTACAGTTACGGGGTGCCGCGTTGAGAAACCACCCCTGACCTCCGGAAGATCCCAATCCCCCCCCGAATGAAATCTCCCGACACCGAACAAGACCTCATGCCACCCGCGACGCGATCCCGCGCCGCGGAACGCGCCGTGGCCCCTGCGGGGACCGGCGTGGCCATGAAGAAGATCTTGTTCATCGCCTACCACTTCCCGCCTGCGGGTGGCGGTGGCGTTCAGCGTTCGCTGAAGTTTGTCAAATACCTGCCGGAAGCCGGCTACCTGCCCATCGTGCTGACCATCGAGGCCCCGGACGGCCGCCGCTGGACGCCGAAGGACCAGGCGCTGATGGACGAGGTGCCCGCCGGGGTGGAGATCCATCGCGTCTCGATCCCCGATGAGGTCCACACGCCCGGCAAGCTGGAGCGCGCGGCCCGCGAGTTGTTAGGCCTGCGCAGCCGCTTCGGCCGGACGTGGATGGAGCGCGCCATCGAGGCGGGAACGCGCATCGCCGAGCAAGAAAAGCCGGACCTGATCTTCGTCACGATGTCGCCCTTCGACGGGGCCGATGCCGCGGCCGAGATCTCCCGTCGCACCGGCATCCCCTGGGTCGCCGATCTCCGCGACCCGTGGGCGCTGGATGAATTCCAGCTGCACCGCACCGGCCTCCATCGCGAGCTGGAAAAGGCCCAGATGGAGCGTTCGCTGGAGAGCGCCGCGCTGGTCATCATGAACACGCCGGAGTCCGCTCGCCGCGTGAGGGAGACCATGCCCCGGATCGATCCGGCCAAGGTCGTCAGCCTGACCAATGGCTACGATGCCGAGGACTTCTCCGGCGAGGTCCCGCCGATCGGCGGAGGGAAGTTCAATATCGTCCACTCCGGCTATTTCCACGCCGAGCAGGGGCTGATGGAGCGGTCCCGCCAGCGCCAGTATCAGCTGTTAGGCCGCACCATTCCCGGCGTCGAGCGTCTCCCGCGCTCGCACTATTACCTGCTCCAGGCACTGGAGCAGTGGCTGAAGGAAGCTCCGGAAATCGCGAACGAGGTCCGCATGCACTGCGTCGGCGTTCTTTCGAAGGCCGACCAGGCCCTCATCGACGCCTCCCCGGCCAAGGAACTCTTCGTCTGCTCCGGCTACCTTAGCCACGCCGAGTGCCTCCGCTTCGTCCGCGGAGCCGATTTGCTGTTCCTGCCGATGCACAAGATGCCGGCAGGCATGAAGGCCGGCCTCGTGCCCGGGAAAACCTACGAATACATGGCCGCCGGGCGCCCGGTAGTGGCCACCCTCCCGGAAAGCGACGCCCGCGATTTCCTCACCCAGGCCGGCACCGGAGTCTTCTCCGCTCCGGGCGATGTGCACGGCCTGCTTGCAGCCTTGAAAGCCCAGCACGCGAAGTGGAAGACTGGCGGCAGGTCCTGCGATTGGAACGGCGAATTCGTCCGCCAGTTCGAGCGCAAGAACCTCACCGCAAGACTCGCCGAATTCCTCACTCAAGTCCGCCGAGACACTTCCCTCCCCCCGATTTTGAATGCAGGCTGAAAGCGTCATCGCCGAACCGACTCCATCCCGACCGAAACGCCGCGACCCCTTCGAGGCGCCGGACGTCTCGGGCAACCTGCGCCGCAGCTCCGTCCGCGGGGCGTCTTTCATGTCGTTCTCGCGCATCGCGGGCATTGGCCTGCGGTTCCTTTCCACCGGCATCCTCGCCCGCCTCGTCACCCAGGACAGCTTCGGCCTGATCACCATGACGGCGGTCATCTCCGGCTTCCTCACCATCTTCACGGACGTCGGACTCACCCAGGCCACCATCCAGCGGGAGCAAATCAACCACCGCCAGATCTCGACCCTGTTCTGGATCAATGTCGCGCTGGGCCTGCTCCTCGCGGCCATCTTCGCGGCGTCCGCGCCCTTGGTCGCGCAATTCTATCACCGGAGCGAGCTGCTCACCATCATCCCGATTCTCGCGTTGAGCTTCGTCTTCGGCAGCCTGGGGCTCCAGCACACCGCGCTACTCACGCGCAACCAACGCTACCCGCTGCTGGCTGGGGTCGAGGTCTTCTCGTCGCTCGCCGGCGTCGTGGTCGCGGTGTGGATGGCCAAGCAAGGGGGAAAGGAAATGGGCTACTGGCCATTGGTCGCCCTCGCGGTGGTCCCGGCATTCGCCAAATCCGCCGCCGCATGGATCGCCCTGCGCTGGGTTCCCAGCCTTCCCTCGCGCGGGAATGGCGTGAAGAGCATGGTGAAATTCGGCGGCGATGTCCTCGGGTTCAACATCATGAACTACTTCTCGCGGCAGGCCGATACCATGCTGATCTCGAAGTACTGCGGCGCGATCCCCGGCACCTTCTACGACAAGGCCTACAATCTCCTCCTGATGCCGGTCGGCCAAATCAACGGCCCTCTCGGTTCCGTCAGCATCCCGGCCCTGTCCCGCCTCCAAAAGGAGCCGGACCGTTTCCGCCGCTACTTCCTCAATTCCATCCAGCTCGTCTGCTCGCTCAGCCTGCCGGTCATTTCCGCCATCACGCTCTTTGCCGATGAAGTCGTGCGGGTCTGGCTGGGTGAAAGCTGGGCCGCCTCGGCCACACTCTTCCGTCTCCTCGCCGCCGCCGCACTCATCGGCGGCATTTCGAATCCGGCCGGCTGGGTCCTCATTTCGCTGGGCATGACCAAGCGCTACCGCTGGCTCGGCTTCGCAAACTCGGTGGTCATTGTCACCGCCTTCGTCATCGGCCTCCTGCTGGGCCCGAAGGAACCCGGCCAGATCGGTTCATCCCAGGGCGTGGCGACCGCCTACTCGGTGGTCATGATCCTCACCTTCATCCCCTACTGGGCATGGGCGCTGAAGGACACGCCGGTGAAGCTCCGCTCGGTGCTGGTCACCATGCTGCCGCCCGCCATTTCCTGCCTCCCCGCCGCCGCCGTCGCATGGTGGATGAAGGGCCTCGCCGCCGCTCATGCGAATCCCTGGCTGTGGACCATCGCCGCCATGGCTTCCTTCGGCATCGTGTATGCCGCCACGCTGCTCTTCGGTTTCAAGAAGCTGGATTTCTTCCGCCGCATTGCCAGCGAGTTCAGATCACGCTAACCTCACGATCATTCCCCCCCCGATGGTCATTATCATTCCCACCTGCCAACGCGGCGAACTCCTCGTGAGGACGCTCCAGTGTCTGGTCGATGCCGATCTTCCCGACTCCGTGACCCGCGTCATGGTCGTGGAAAACGGCAAGAAGGATCAGGCCGAGTCCAAGGCCGCCAGCTTCGCCGACAAGCTCCCGGTCGAGTATCTCTACACACCGGTCGGCAGCAAATGCGCTGCCTTGAATCTCGCGCTCGAGTCCTGTGACGGCGAGTTCGTCGTCTTCTTCGACGATGACGTGCGCATCGATCCGGGCTGCGTCCGCGCCTATGCCGAAGCCGCCAAGGGCAAGACCGGCGGCGAGTTCTACGCTGGCAAGTGCAATGTCGACTACGACGTGCCGCCGCCCGAGTGGCTCAAGCACTACCTTCCCTACTCCGCGAAGGGCTGGAGCTACGGTGAGACGATCCGCGACCTGAATGAGCCGCTCGCTCTCGGCTTCAACTGGGCCGCCTTTGCCGACGACATCAAGAAGGCCGGCAACTTCAATCCCGACATCGGCCCCGGCCGCCTCATCTCCGTCGGCGATGAAACCGACCTCCAGAAGGTCATGCTCGATCAAGGCGTGAAGGGCGTCTACCTGCCCGCCGGCCTGGTTTGGCACCACGTCCCCGAGGACCGCTGCTCCACCGCATGGACCTTGGAGCGCAATCGCCGCATGGGCCTGCTCGTTGGCCACAAGCTGGCCGCCGCGCCCGCGCCGAAGCGCTTCAGCAAG
This region includes:
- a CDS encoding glycosyltransferase, producing the protein MKSPDTEQDLMPPATRSRAAERAVAPAGTGVAMKKILFIAYHFPPAGGGGVQRSLKFVKYLPEAGYLPIVLTIEAPDGRRWTPKDQALMDEVPAGVEIHRVSIPDEVHTPGKLERAARELLGLRSRFGRTWMERAIEAGTRIAEQEKPDLIFVTMSPFDGADAAAEISRRTGIPWVADLRDPWALDEFQLHRTGLHRELEKAQMERSLESAALVIMNTPESARRVRETMPRIDPAKVVSLTNGYDAEDFSGEVPPIGGGKFNIVHSGYFHAEQGLMERSRQRQYQLLGRTIPGVERLPRSHYYLLQALEQWLKEAPEIANEVRMHCVGVLSKADQALIDASPAKELFVCSGYLSHAECLRFVRGADLLFLPMHKMPAGMKAGLVPGKTYEYMAAGRPVVATLPESDARDFLTQAGTGVFSAPGDVHGLLAALKAQHAKWKTGGRSCDWNGEFVRQFERKNLTARLAEFLTQVRRDTSLPPILNAG
- a CDS encoding lipopolysaccharide biosynthesis protein, whose amino-acid sequence is MQAESVIAEPTPSRPKRRDPFEAPDVSGNLRRSSVRGASFMSFSRIAGIGLRFLSTGILARLVTQDSFGLITMTAVISGFLTIFTDVGLTQATIQREQINHRQISTLFWINVALGLLLAAIFAASAPLVAQFYHRSELLTIIPILALSFVFGSLGLQHTALLTRNQRYPLLAGVEVFSSLAGVVVAVWMAKQGGKEMGYWPLVALAVVPAFAKSAAAWIALRWVPSLPSRGNGVKSMVKFGGDVLGFNIMNYFSRQADTMLISKYCGAIPGTFYDKAYNLLLMPVGQINGPLGSVSIPALSRLQKEPDRFRRYFLNSIQLVCSLSLPVISAITLFADEVVRVWLGESWAASATLFRLLAAAALIGGISNPAGWVLISLGMTKRYRWLGFANSVVIVTAFVIGLLLGPKEPGQIGSSQGVATAYSVVMILTFIPYWAWALKDTPVKLRSVLVTMLPPAISCLPAAAVAWWMKGLAAAHANPWLWTIAAMASFGIVYAATLLFGFKKLDFFRRIASEFRSR
- a CDS encoding glycosyltransferase family 4 protein, with the protein product MNPPPVRVLYSFPHKLGAGRICTTAWHQVEGASRAGAQVTVFAGSQVRPVNDRIKVKTTLSVGKLRVPYKLIGRDLACHWHDIATSMWLNAHHREVDVVHGWPLGSIRTIRTAKRHGIPVVLERPNAHTAYAYEEVERENRDVGIVLPDNHDHEVDPKRLALEETEYAEADYLLCPSDFVAKTFIDRGFTESKLVRHQYGYDFSRFSPQPPNAAAHDGLVMIYAGVVEPRKGLHHALKAWLASGAHEKGTFMVCGEFVPGYRERLEPMLSHPSVKIMGHRTDLPDLMRQADVFVLSSVEEGSALVTYEARGSGCVLLVSDASGAVCEHMQNGLIHPLRDVAELTAHLRLLDSDRVLLEKLRAASVADLDQLTWDQAGRRLEEVYRSVRRTHAA
- a CDS encoding glycosyltransferase, with translation MVIIIPTCQRGELLVRTLQCLVDADLPDSVTRVMVVENGKKDQAESKAASFADKLPVEYLYTPVGSKCAALNLALESCDGEFVVFFDDDVRIDPGCVRAYAEAAKGKTGGEFYAGKCNVDYDVPPPEWLKHYLPYSAKGWSYGETIRDLNEPLALGFNWAAFADDIKKAGNFNPDIGPGRLISVGDETDLQKVMLDQGVKGVYLPAGLVWHHVPEDRCSTAWTLERNRRMGLLVGHKLAAAPAPKRFSKAAMAWGKIVGLGVVTKIGKALLSDARHFHYQQRRHWNLGVWQGHQGCGS